The Populus trichocarpa isolate Nisqually-1 chromosome 18, P.trichocarpa_v4.1, whole genome shotgun sequence genomic interval caattaattaaaattgctTACTAGCTCTTATGGACCATGTCAAAAACCGCTACATTTTGCTCGTTAGTCGTGATACTTTCCTTTACATGAAGAACAGCACATGGTGCTTGTGCCTTCCTTGGCAAGCTGAGTGTATAATGGTGATGATCGTCCCATTTTCTGTGACCTTAACTGCTGCAGTTCTTTCTTCAATCTTCTATTCTCATTGCTTAAACTTTCACAACATTTTTTCAAGAACTCACAGTCTACCTCTGTTTGCTTCAGCTTGGTCCTGcatgttattattttgttgtcATTATTGGGAGCGAGTAGTTTTAACTATAGAAAAGAAACTGAAAACCCAAAAGAAACCGacagacaaaaaaacaaagatatcgtggaattaatttaatgtacAAACTGAGTTATATACCTTGCTCTCCTGTTCTGAAACCAAACTTCAACTTGTCTTGGCTTCAAATTCAATTGCTCGGCAAGTGAATGCTTTTGAGCCTGCATGCACGTTGTGAATATCTCATCAAGCCACtggataattaataaattaaataacaagaggtaattaaacaaaaagacaaataataaacaaagcAAGTATTACAGGCATCctaatttgaagtttttgatAGCAGGATCAAGGATTTATAAAAAGTTCATGCATGAAGAactttgtaattattttaaaaattaaagtttccaaactataatatatttattaatcatAAGTACTtacaataattaatgatatattaaaaaaaaaagaaacatatattattttaattttctgataTCTTATCAAGATCAAGagatggaaaatttgtgttgcttttAGCAGGATAGCCAGAAGTAACTGCccaaggaagagaaaagaaaagaaaaggacaagaaGAGCTGCTCAAAAGGGTACCGGATTAAGAGTGGTATGCCTTCTGAAGCTCTCCTCGAGCAAGCTGGATTGCTCTTTTGTAAGCCTGAGTTTCTTTC includes:
- the LOC7490467 gene encoding homeobox-leucine zipper protein HAT14 isoform X2, which encodes MEAEGYCDTRLGLGLGGDNHEPWPQKKKEKPVVRLDLSFTLCPKNDAMDMDHHDKADGICFKSEEDEEYGIKRRDNSIDSNIDGSGRKKLRLTKEQSSLLEESFRRHTTLNPAQKHSLAEQLNLKPRQVEVWFQNRRARTKLKQTEVDCEFLKKCCESLSNENRRLKKELQQLRSQKMGRSSPLYTQLAKEGTSTMCCSSCKGKYHD
- the LOC7490467 gene encoding homeobox-leucine zipper protein HAT14 isoform X1, producing the protein MEAEGYCDTRLGLGLGGDNHEPWPQKKKEKPVVRLDLSFTLCPKNDAMDMDHHDKADGICFKSEEDEEYGIKRRDNSIDSNIDGSGRKKLRLTKEQSSLLEESFRRHTTLNPWLDEIFTTCMQAQKHSLAEQLNLKPRQVEVWFQNRRARTKLKQTEVDCEFLKKCCESLSNENRRLKKELQQLRSQKMGRSSPLYTQLAKEGTSTMCCSSCKGKYHD